The following coding sequences lie in one Schistosoma mansoni strain Puerto Rico chromosome 3, complete genome genomic window:
- a CDS encoding putative RNA-binding protein, which translates to MRRHGDQDFSPPSKRHRDRSGYSERHRSVSRNSPSSRSKYSLSNRHSSRPKNSEGRTHGLDHSRTICVRNISSKLSADVVEQCVYRELGKYGDLSINVGHLGGERVALVTYQYSEDAQEALCDSPIIYILDRPANVTSLIDIANEGDTRKVIASKKRQEGMEAEDINDRRHLMHNIPGKVESTFPDFLPKPAPLGPSGTTSLLGMPGMASSAMMAAAAKALGLNAVPGVLPPAQLNTITSHNRYGSANLRHYEHNRSGFSPGASDSEKESKATRTLFVGSLEPDITEKEVLSAFERYGYVEQIDIKRSPKPGAHSYAFVRFQNVDMASRAKISMSGRFIRSLHCKIGYGKAIPSHCLYIGGLESWTSVDSLQRMLSRFGQLTYLDWSPRRKYAIAVYDSCESALEANRQLKSLSATSRPNLRLRVDFINPELVQPKSQILNKTDSNTEGDGQDNQMSESRNAIIRSDNGIPVTANNCRIRTNDHFDGGPYTTNQYYIEDPAGDKNLTTVRHLPYVKPPFHISNRYHTYNRNTSRYSDNHGILSPVEDIPCNLKSIVTLQELDQYLQPDLWKGKFLLKNNHFYFRCLMLIGNKDISQDLLDYKDNNSNSEQLTSPTLRISRRGTLDASWMAEATHRIHNVLSTARHNLCLMLILPDTEQTNKYLHKESKLNNQSNTEITNVKSTINDCFSLHALIAYLKLKQSAGIICPKEEKIQQESLDNNSEKTTTTQRSSLIVYLFAPSSFALSLLKQAAPCLSSDLATTSDYMILLALRR; encoded by the exons ATGCGAAGACATGGAGATCAGGACTTTTCGCCACCGTCGAAGCGACACAGAGATAGATCAGGATATTCAGAGAGACATCGATCAGTATCTCGAAACTCTCCTAGTTCGAGGTCTAAGTATTCTCTCTCAAATAGACACTCCTCAAGACCAAAGAATTCAGAAGGAAGGACTCATGGGTTAGATCATTCCAGAACTATATGTGTAAGAAACATTTCATCTAAGTTAAGTGCCGATGTTGTTGAACAATGTGTGTACCGGGAACTAGGAAAGTATGGAGATCTTTCTATTAATGTTGGGCATTTGGGTGGCGAACGCGTCGCTCTGGTTACCTATCA ATATTCTGAAGACGCACAAGAAGCGCTCTGTGATAGCCCAATAATTTACATACTTGATCGCCCTGCAAATGTTACCTCATTAATTGATATTGCTAATGAGGGTGATACGCGTAAAGTAATTGCCAGTAAAAAACGTCAAGAAGGAATGGAAGCTGAAGATATTAATGACCGACGACATCTTATGCACAATATCCCCGGCAAAGTAGAGTCCACTTTCCCCGATTTTTTACCTAAACCAGCTCCACTAGGTCCATCAGGTACTACAAGCTTACTTGGTATGCCTGGAATGGCATCTTCCGCCATGATGGCTGCTGCTGCAAAGGCTCTTGGTCTGAATGCTGTCCCTGGGGTGTTGCCACCAGCGCAGTTAAATACAATCACTTCTCACAATCGTTATGGCTCTGCAAACCTTCGACACTATGAACATAACAGAAGTGGGTTCTCTCCTGGAGCATCCGATTCAGAAAAAGAGTCTAAAGCTACAAGGACTTTATTTGTTGGAAGTTTAGAACCAGATATAACGGAGAAAGAGGTACTCTCAGCTTTTGAGAGGTATGGTTATGTTGAACAAATTGATATTAAGCGTTCTCCGAAACCTGGTGCTCATTCTTATGCATTTGTGCGCTTTCAGAATGTTGATATGGCCAGTCGTGCGAAAATTTCCATGTCTGGTCGTTTTATTAGATCCCTACATTGCAAAATAGGTTATGGTAAGGCAATCCCATCGCACTGTCTGTATATTGGTGGATTAGAATCGTGGACTTCCGTTGATTCACTACAGCGTATGCTCTCTCGTTTCGGACAACTAACTTATCTTGATTGGTCTCCTAGACGTAAATATGCAATCGCCGTTTATGACAGCTGCGAATCAGCACTCGAAGCTAATAGACAATTAAAAAGTCTCTCAGCAACCAGTCGTCCGAATTTAAGACTTCGTGTAGATTTTATAAACCCGGAATTAGTCCAACCAAAGTCACAGATTTTAAACAAGACGGACTCTAACACAGAAGGTGACGGTCAGGACAATCAAATGTCAGAATCACGAAATGCTATAATTAGGTCTGATAATGGGATTCCTGTAACCGCAAATAACTGTCGTATTCGAACAAATGATCATTTTGATGGGGGACCGTACACGACGAACCAGTATTACATAGAAGATCCCGCCGGTGATAAAAATCTCACTACTGTACGACACTTACCTTATGTAAAACCACCTTTTCATATATCTAATCGATATCACACATATAATCGGAACACATCTCGCTACTCGGACAACCACGGTATACTCAGTCCAGTAGAAGATATTCCATGTAACCTGAAATCGATCGTCACCCTTCAAGAACTGGACCAGTATCTACAACCGGATTTGTGGAAAGGAAAGTTCTTATTGAAAAATAACCATTTTTATTTTCGCTGTTTGATGTTAATCGGTAATAAAGATATTAGTCAAGATTTACTGGATTATAAAGACAATAACAGTAATTCCGAACAACTAACTAGTCCAACTTTACGTATTTCACGCCGGGGCACTCTTGATGCTTCATGGATGGCCGAAGCTACGCATCGTATTCATAATGTACTATCTACAGCACGTCATAACTTATGCCTCATGCTAATATTACCCGATACGGAGCAAACTAATAAGTATCTGCACAAGGAATCTAAACTGAATAATCAGTCGAACACTGAAATTACGAATGTAAAATCAACAATAAATGATTGTTTTTCACTACACGCTTTAATTgcttatttaaaattaaaacaatcagCTGGTATAATCTGTCCAAAGGAGGAAAAAATACAACAAGAATCATTGGATAATAATTCCGAGAAAACAACCACAACACAACGTTCATCTTTGATAGTATATTTATTTGCACCAAGCAGTTTTGCATTAAGTTTATTAAAACAAGCAGCACCTTGCTTAAGTTCAGACTTGGCAACAACAAGTGATTATATGATCCTTTTAGCACTTAGGCGGTAA